The Echeneis naucrates chromosome 23, fEcheNa1.1, whole genome shotgun sequence genome has a segment encoding these proteins:
- the LOC115037130 gene encoding protein-methionine sulfoxide oxidase mical3a-like isoform X4 produces the protein MGDKSYPECQAQELYDEFVSASTCRSTLRSFSQLCQHLQLDQNTAERPLYRPIKQRLNYWKANALWAKLDRRAAQPEYLRAQVCKDTTCVVIGAGPCGLRMAVELSFMGARVVLLEKRDSFSRNNVLHLWPFTIHDLRTLGAKKFYGKFCAGAINHISIRQLQLVLLKVALLLGVEVHVNVEFRKLVEPPEDQHPHKVGWRMEVSPKFHLLNQLEFDVVIGADGRRNTLPGFRRKEFRGKLAIAITANFKNRNTSAEAKVEEISGVAFIFNQRFFRDLHQETGIDLENIVYYKDDTHYFVMTAKKQSLLDKGVIRQDLVDSEQLLSRGNVDQNALQAYAREAANFSTNHQLPSLDFAINHYGQPDVAMFDFTSMYASENAAMVRQRHGHQLLITLVGDSLLEPFWPMGTGVARGFLAALDSAWMIRNWSQGAAPLDVLAERESLYRLLPTTTPENMQRNITLFSIDPATRYLNPPPPSITPAQVRHLVDTGEEVGLNSNCDDIIRLPSPSFLREESFSRSNQLLSWCQEQTRGYCGVAIDDLTTSWRSGLALCALIHRHRPDLMLTKVVCVLRDFDSLDPLREQDNVLMAIGVAEREFGIPPVMTAEEMRSGGGPDSLSMVMYLSQFHQLLKDSPPTVSLCHSSELRSALVSPASLLSRLGRCSSIRLKPQELEDTAGKKRKTSGPEEEKTCDLNCDINRQVCDQMLVGGSRVRLMANQLQAKLNESLSTYASSTSSAAAALHHQGEALSSPVPLEAVEAAQQSSWRPRKRTLQQEQMSFRFKEKLKSQSSTDQQVCGGCSDTCFLCKRKVYVMERVSAEGLFFHRSCFQCYSCGSTLRLAAYTYDRHDGRFYCLQHHGRLNAETMRTRWTLPNRAAAARGSTACLVSVPSPSSTDSLVSADCHRWSAVSVRAGTPETVELEKYRRRSTALEEELQGPGGPQEVSEETLNWINLGLEQKLGSSQSEMEEEEEEEYKNEEEEEDEETSDGSDITLSDTPEDPDSASKPPSSITSSTPLSVTPPRCTTPSTTSFNTTPDFTHDDKRNTALPTNCTPVVITRAITRKQPAAGEWGSFDDITPELPSNKLLQEKEVDSDKTEEEAESEWLKRRKRHTGAHSLPPCLLLPSLQAGGGALLLQLKGLREAPRQVDVEIGGARALWRAVFSGKKKERKKRGGTLPPHRETANQRRATGLSPTGDSGLDSSMLLWSTQQQAPWKNNSWQMFDLTAEFHKVSMKEEEDQEPIYIPHALAFQRSYGIQKTLVKDRHPLQESDGQSSSPTEVVGVFVQPKEQSSLSVKETMFQRVPDGEDQDLDVKITRRVQRAAQRKAKREELKRFHRAQMIQMLLQQLEEKQKRLEQKGVMVERALRGEAVSAGLSGLDNTALMQQWFQLVQQRNILSSRAGAGGQTESAAAGAQGEDGGGRQPEGGLAAGGGASDPGGDVGRGGAEKLSGVFAG, from the exons ATGGGAGATAAGTCTTACCCAGAATGCCAAGCCCAGGAGCTTTATGATGAGTTTGTGTCAGCGTCGACCTGCAGGTCAACACTGCGGTCCTTCAGCCAGCTGTGTCAGCATCTGCAGCTGGACCAGAACACTGCTGAGAGGCCCCTGTACCGACCAATCAAACAGCGCCTTAATTACTGGAAAGCTAACGCTCTATGGGCCAAACTGGATCGAAGGGCCGCCCAGCCAGAATACCTGAGGGCCCAGGTCTGCAAGGACACCACG TGTGTGGTCATTGGGGCAGGGCCCTGTGGCTTGAGGATGGCAGTGGAACTGAGCTTCATGGGAGCTCGGGTGGTGCTGCTGGAGAAGAGAGACTCGTTTTCCAGGAATAATGTGCTCCACCTGTGGCCTTTCACCATCCATGACCTACGGACCCTTGGGGCAAAAAAGTTCTATGGAAAGTTTTGTGCAGGCGCCATCAACCACATCA GTATTCGGCAGCTGCAGCTGGTCCTGCTGAAGGTGGCCTTGCTGCTGGGGGTGGAGGTCCATGTAAACGTGGAGTTCAGAAAGCTGGTGGAGCCTCCAGAGGACCAGCACCCTCACA AGGTGGGTTGGAGGATGGAGGTCAGTCCGAAATTTCATCTCCTCAATCAGCTGGAGTTTGATGTCGTCATTGGCGCTGATGGACGCAGGAACACACTACCAG GTTTCAGACGGAAGGAGTTCAGAGGGAAGCTGGCAATCGCCATCACAGCaaactttaaaaacaggaaTACGTCAGCTGAGGCCAAAGTGGAGGAGATCAGCGGCGTGGCATTTATCTTCAACCAGAGGTTCTTTCGGGATCTGCACCAGGAAACCG gGATCGACCTGGAGAACATTGTCTATTATAAAGATGACACTCACTACTTTGTGATGACTGCAAAGAAGCAGAGTCTCCTGGACAAAGGCGTCATCCGGCAG gACCTTGTTGACTCCGAGCAGCTCCTCTCTCGGGGAAACGTGGACCAGAATGCATTGCAGGCGTATGCTCGTGAGGCTGCCAACTTCTCCACCAATCACCAACTGCCATCTCTAGACTTCGCCATCAACCACTATGGCCAGCCAGATGTTGCCATGTTTGACTTCACCAGCATGTATGCATCAGAGAACGCCGCCATGGTCCGCCAACGCCATGGACACCAGCTGCTCATCACGCTGGTGGGAGACAGCCTGCTGGAG CCGTTTTGGCCAATGGGGACCGGAGTAGCTCGGGGCTTCCTGGCAGCTCTGGACTCGGCCTGGATGATCCGGAACTGGTCTCAGGGTGCGGCTCCTCTGGATGTCCTGGCTGAGAG GGAGAGTCTTTACCGTCTCCTTCCCACCACCACCCCTGAAAACATGCAGAGGAACATCACCCTGTTCTCCATCGACCCAGCAACACGGTACCTGAACCCACCGCCCCCCAGCATCACACCTGCACAg gtGAGACACCTGGTGGACacaggagaggaggtggggcTAAACAGCAATTGTGATGACATCATCCGCCTGCCTTCACCCAGCTTCCTCAGAGAGG agtcCTTCTCTCGGTCCAATCAGCTCCTTTCTTGGTGTCAGGAACAGACTCGTGGTTACTGTGGTGTTGCTATTGATGACCTGACTACTTCCTGGAGGAGTGGTCTGGCTCTGTGTGCGCTCATTCACCGACACCGACCTGATCTCAT GCTCACCAAAGTAGTGTGTGTCCTCAGAGACTTTGACTCTCTGGACCCGCTGAGGGAGCAGGATAACGTCCTCATGGCGATAGGCGTGGCCGAGCGGGAGTTTGGGATCCCTCCTGTGATGACGGCGGAGGAGATGAGGTCTGGTGGGGGGCCGGACTCTCTGTCCATGGTCATGTACCTGAGTCAGTTCCACCAACTGCTCAAAGACTCCCCGCCCACAG tttcCTTGTGCCACAGCTCTGAACTCAGATCAGCTCTCGTCTCTCCGGCCTCACTGCTCAGCCGACTGGGGCGCTGCTCATCCATCAGACTCAAACCACAG GAGCTGGAAGACACTGcagggaagaagaggaagaccaGCGGACCTGAAGAGGAGAAG ACATGTGACCTGAACTGTGACATCAACAGGCAGGTATGTGACCAGATGTTGGTGGGTGGGTCCAGAGTTCGTCTGATGGCTAATCAGCTCCAAGCGAAGCTGAATGAGAGCTTGTCCACTTACGCAAGTTCtacttcttctgctgctgccgctCTACATCATCAG GGGGAGGCCTTGTCAAGTCCTGTTCCCTTAGAAGCTGTAGAGGCTGCTCAGCAATCATCATGGAGACCG AGGAAGCGAACTCTTCAACAGGAGCAGATGAGTTTTCGATTCAAAGAGAAGCTGAAGTCTCAAAGCTCTACGGACCAGCAG GTGTGTGGTGGATGCAGTGACACGTGTTTCCTGTGTAAGAGGAAAGTGTACGTGATGGAGCGAGTCAGTGCAGAGGGCTTGTTCTTCCATCGCAGCTGTTTCCAGTGTTACTCTTGCGGCTCCACCCTGCGACTGGCTGCCTACACCTATGACCGCCATGACG GGAGATTTTACTGTCTTCAGCATCATGGGCGTCTGAATGCGGAGACCATGAGGACAAGATGGACACTGCCCAACcgagctgctgcagccagagGGTCCACG GCGTGTCTAGTGTCcgtcccctccccctcctccactgACTCCCTGGTGTCAGCCGACTGTCATCGCTGGTCAG CAGTTTCCGTGAGGGCGGGGACACCTGAGACGGTCGAGCTGGAAAAATACAGACGGCGCTCGACTGCACtagaggaggagctgcaggggCCTGGGGGGCCACAAGAGGTCTCTGAGGAGACCCTGAACTGGATCAACCTGGGATTGGAACAGAAACTTGGCAG ttcacagtctgagatggaggaagaggaggaagaggaatacaagaatgaagaggaggaagaggacgaggaaACCAGTGACG gaagtgacatcacactCTCTGACACACCTGAGGACCCAGATTCTGCCTCCAAGCCTCCCTCATCCATCACTTCTTCCACGCCTTTATCTGTGACTCCGCCTCGCTGCACCACACCTTCTACCACCTCCTTCAATACAACACCTGACTTCACCCATGATGACAAGAGAAACACAGCTCTGCCTACAAATTGCACGCCCGTTGTCATCACAAGAGCCATTACTCGGAAACAACCTGCTGCTGGAGAGTGGGGCTCGTTTGATGACATAACACCTGAGCTGCCTTCAAACAAGCTCTTGCAGGAGAAAGAGGTGGATTCAGATAAAACTGAAGAAGAGGCAGAGTCAGAATGGTTGAAGAGGAGGAAGCGACACACGGGAGCTCACAGCCTCCCCCCTTGCTTACTCCTCCCTTCTCTGCAGGCTGGGGGCGGGGCTCTTCTGCTCCAGCTAAAGGGACTCAGGGAGGCTCCCAGACAGGTGGACGTGGAAATAGGTGGAGCCAGAGCTCTGTGGAGGGCGGTCTTctctggaaagaaaaaggagaggaagaagagaggggggACTTTACCTCCACACAGggaaacagccaatcagaggagagctACAg GTTTGAGTCCAACAGGGGATTCTGGTCTGGACTCGAGCATGTTGCTGTGGTCTACACAACAACAAGCACCCTGGAAAAATAACAGT TGGCAGATGTTCGATCTCACAGCTGAATTTCACAAAGTCAgcatgaaggaggaggaagaccaaGAG CCGATCTACATCCCTCATGCTCTGGCGTTTCAGCGGTCATACGGCATCCAG AAAACCTTAGTGAAAGACAGACATCCCCTGCAAGAGTCAGATGGACAGTCCTCCTCTCCCACTGAGgttgtgggtgtttttgtcCAGCCTAAAGAGCAGTCGAGTCTAAGTGTGAAGGAGACCATGTTCCAGAGGGTACCAGATGGCGAGGACCAAGACCTGGATGTTAAGATCACTCGTCGAGTTCAGAGAGCTGCTCAAAGAAAGGCCAAACGGGAAGAGCTGAAGAGGTTCCACAGGGCTCAG ATGATccagatgctgctgcagcagctggaggagaaacagaaacgGCTGGAACAAAAAGGAGTGATGGTGGAGAGAGCGCTGAGAGGAGAAGCTG
- the LOC115037130 gene encoding protein-methionine sulfoxide oxidase mical3a-like isoform X3, translating into MGDKSYPECQAQELYDEFVSASTCRSTLRSFSQLCQHLQLDQNTAERPLYRPIKQRLNYWKANALWAKLDRRAAQPEYLRAQVCKDTTCVVIGAGPCGLRMAVELSFMGARVVLLEKRDSFSRNNVLHLWPFTIHDLRTLGAKKFYGKFCAGAINHISIRQLQLVLLKVALLLGVEVHVNVEFRKLVEPPEDQHPHKVGWRMEVSPKFHLLNQLEFDVVIGADGRRNTLPGFRRKEFRGKLAIAITANFKNRNTSAEAKVEEISGVAFIFNQRFFRDLHQETGIDLENIVYYKDDTHYFVMTAKKQSLLDKGVIRQDLVDSEQLLSRGNVDQNALQAYAREAANFSTNHQLPSLDFAINHYGQPDVAMFDFTSMYASENAAMVRQRHGHQLLITLVGDSLLEPFWPMGTGVARGFLAALDSAWMIRNWSQGAAPLDVLAERESLYRLLPTTTPENMQRNITLFSIDPATRYLNPPPPSITPAQVRHLVDTGEEVGLNSNCDDIIRLPSPSFLREESFSRSNQLLSWCQEQTRGYCGVAIDDLTTSWRSGLALCALIHRHRPDLMLTKVVCVLRDFDSLDPLREQDNVLMAIGVAEREFGIPPVMTAEEMRSGGGPDSLSMVMYLSQFHQLLKDSPPTVSLCHSSELRSALVSPASLLSRLGRCSSIRLKPQELEDTAGKKRKTSGPEEEKTCDLNCDINRQVCDQMLVGGSRVRLMANQLQAKLNESLSTYASSTSSAAAALHHQGEALSSPVPLEAVEAAQQSSWRPRKRTLQQEQMSFRFKEKLKSQSSTDQQVCGGCSDTCFLCKRKVYVMERVSAEGLFFHRSCFQCYSCGSTLRLAAYTYDRHDGRFYCLQHHGRLNAETMRTRWTLPNRAAAARGSTACLVSVPSPSSTDSLVSADCHRWSAVSVRAGTPETVELEKYRRRSTALEEELQGPGGPQEVSEETLNWINLGLEQKLGSSQSEMEEEEEEEYKNEEEEEDEETSDGSDITLSDTPEDPDSASKPPSSITSSTPLSVTPPRCTTPSTTSFNTTPDFTHDDKRNTALPTNCTPVVITRAITRKQPAAGEWGSFDDITPELPSNKLLQEKEVDSDKTEEEAESEWLKRRKRHTGAHSLPPCLLLPSLQAGGGALLLQLKGLREAPRQVDVEIGGARALWRAVFSGKKKERKKRGGTLPPHRETANQRRATGLSPTGDSGLDSSMLLWSTQQQAPWKNNSWQMFDLTAEFHKVSMKEEEDQEPIYIPHALAFQRSYGIQKTLVKDRHPLQESDGQSSSPTEVVGVFVQPKEQSSLSVKETMFQRVPDGEDQDLDVKITRRVQRAAQRKAKREELKRFHRAQMIQMLLQQLEEKQKRLEQKGVMVERALRGEAVSAGLSGLDNTALMQQWFQLVQQRNILVRYESELTILARELELEDRQSRLQQELRERMAVDDNLKEDWQLVEERLILEEMLDVVEQRNSLVSLLDEQRLQDQQEDQNLGEEPV; encoded by the exons ATGGGAGATAAGTCTTACCCAGAATGCCAAGCCCAGGAGCTTTATGATGAGTTTGTGTCAGCGTCGACCTGCAGGTCAACACTGCGGTCCTTCAGCCAGCTGTGTCAGCATCTGCAGCTGGACCAGAACACTGCTGAGAGGCCCCTGTACCGACCAATCAAACAGCGCCTTAATTACTGGAAAGCTAACGCTCTATGGGCCAAACTGGATCGAAGGGCCGCCCAGCCAGAATACCTGAGGGCCCAGGTCTGCAAGGACACCACG TGTGTGGTCATTGGGGCAGGGCCCTGTGGCTTGAGGATGGCAGTGGAACTGAGCTTCATGGGAGCTCGGGTGGTGCTGCTGGAGAAGAGAGACTCGTTTTCCAGGAATAATGTGCTCCACCTGTGGCCTTTCACCATCCATGACCTACGGACCCTTGGGGCAAAAAAGTTCTATGGAAAGTTTTGTGCAGGCGCCATCAACCACATCA GTATTCGGCAGCTGCAGCTGGTCCTGCTGAAGGTGGCCTTGCTGCTGGGGGTGGAGGTCCATGTAAACGTGGAGTTCAGAAAGCTGGTGGAGCCTCCAGAGGACCAGCACCCTCACA AGGTGGGTTGGAGGATGGAGGTCAGTCCGAAATTTCATCTCCTCAATCAGCTGGAGTTTGATGTCGTCATTGGCGCTGATGGACGCAGGAACACACTACCAG GTTTCAGACGGAAGGAGTTCAGAGGGAAGCTGGCAATCGCCATCACAGCaaactttaaaaacaggaaTACGTCAGCTGAGGCCAAAGTGGAGGAGATCAGCGGCGTGGCATTTATCTTCAACCAGAGGTTCTTTCGGGATCTGCACCAGGAAACCG gGATCGACCTGGAGAACATTGTCTATTATAAAGATGACACTCACTACTTTGTGATGACTGCAAAGAAGCAGAGTCTCCTGGACAAAGGCGTCATCCGGCAG gACCTTGTTGACTCCGAGCAGCTCCTCTCTCGGGGAAACGTGGACCAGAATGCATTGCAGGCGTATGCTCGTGAGGCTGCCAACTTCTCCACCAATCACCAACTGCCATCTCTAGACTTCGCCATCAACCACTATGGCCAGCCAGATGTTGCCATGTTTGACTTCACCAGCATGTATGCATCAGAGAACGCCGCCATGGTCCGCCAACGCCATGGACACCAGCTGCTCATCACGCTGGTGGGAGACAGCCTGCTGGAG CCGTTTTGGCCAATGGGGACCGGAGTAGCTCGGGGCTTCCTGGCAGCTCTGGACTCGGCCTGGATGATCCGGAACTGGTCTCAGGGTGCGGCTCCTCTGGATGTCCTGGCTGAGAG GGAGAGTCTTTACCGTCTCCTTCCCACCACCACCCCTGAAAACATGCAGAGGAACATCACCCTGTTCTCCATCGACCCAGCAACACGGTACCTGAACCCACCGCCCCCCAGCATCACACCTGCACAg gtGAGACACCTGGTGGACacaggagaggaggtggggcTAAACAGCAATTGTGATGACATCATCCGCCTGCCTTCACCCAGCTTCCTCAGAGAGG agtcCTTCTCTCGGTCCAATCAGCTCCTTTCTTGGTGTCAGGAACAGACTCGTGGTTACTGTGGTGTTGCTATTGATGACCTGACTACTTCCTGGAGGAGTGGTCTGGCTCTGTGTGCGCTCATTCACCGACACCGACCTGATCTCAT GCTCACCAAAGTAGTGTGTGTCCTCAGAGACTTTGACTCTCTGGACCCGCTGAGGGAGCAGGATAACGTCCTCATGGCGATAGGCGTGGCCGAGCGGGAGTTTGGGATCCCTCCTGTGATGACGGCGGAGGAGATGAGGTCTGGTGGGGGGCCGGACTCTCTGTCCATGGTCATGTACCTGAGTCAGTTCCACCAACTGCTCAAAGACTCCCCGCCCACAG tttcCTTGTGCCACAGCTCTGAACTCAGATCAGCTCTCGTCTCTCCGGCCTCACTGCTCAGCCGACTGGGGCGCTGCTCATCCATCAGACTCAAACCACAG GAGCTGGAAGACACTGcagggaagaagaggaagaccaGCGGACCTGAAGAGGAGAAG ACATGTGACCTGAACTGTGACATCAACAGGCAGGTATGTGACCAGATGTTGGTGGGTGGGTCCAGAGTTCGTCTGATGGCTAATCAGCTCCAAGCGAAGCTGAATGAGAGCTTGTCCACTTACGCAAGTTCtacttcttctgctgctgccgctCTACATCATCAG GGGGAGGCCTTGTCAAGTCCTGTTCCCTTAGAAGCTGTAGAGGCTGCTCAGCAATCATCATGGAGACCG AGGAAGCGAACTCTTCAACAGGAGCAGATGAGTTTTCGATTCAAAGAGAAGCTGAAGTCTCAAAGCTCTACGGACCAGCAG GTGTGTGGTGGATGCAGTGACACGTGTTTCCTGTGTAAGAGGAAAGTGTACGTGATGGAGCGAGTCAGTGCAGAGGGCTTGTTCTTCCATCGCAGCTGTTTCCAGTGTTACTCTTGCGGCTCCACCCTGCGACTGGCTGCCTACACCTATGACCGCCATGACG GGAGATTTTACTGTCTTCAGCATCATGGGCGTCTGAATGCGGAGACCATGAGGACAAGATGGACACTGCCCAACcgagctgctgcagccagagGGTCCACG GCGTGTCTAGTGTCcgtcccctccccctcctccactgACTCCCTGGTGTCAGCCGACTGTCATCGCTGGTCAG CAGTTTCCGTGAGGGCGGGGACACCTGAGACGGTCGAGCTGGAAAAATACAGACGGCGCTCGACTGCACtagaggaggagctgcaggggCCTGGGGGGCCACAAGAGGTCTCTGAGGAGACCCTGAACTGGATCAACCTGGGATTGGAACAGAAACTTGGCAG ttcacagtctgagatggaggaagaggaggaagaggaatacaagaatgaagaggaggaagaggacgaggaaACCAGTGACG gaagtgacatcacactCTCTGACACACCTGAGGACCCAGATTCTGCCTCCAAGCCTCCCTCATCCATCACTTCTTCCACGCCTTTATCTGTGACTCCGCCTCGCTGCACCACACCTTCTACCACCTCCTTCAATACAACACCTGACTTCACCCATGATGACAAGAGAAACACAGCTCTGCCTACAAATTGCACGCCCGTTGTCATCACAAGAGCCATTACTCGGAAACAACCTGCTGCTGGAGAGTGGGGCTCGTTTGATGACATAACACCTGAGCTGCCTTCAAACAAGCTCTTGCAGGAGAAAGAGGTGGATTCAGATAAAACTGAAGAAGAGGCAGAGTCAGAATGGTTGAAGAGGAGGAAGCGACACACGGGAGCTCACAGCCTCCCCCCTTGCTTACTCCTCCCTTCTCTGCAGGCTGGGGGCGGGGCTCTTCTGCTCCAGCTAAAGGGACTCAGGGAGGCTCCCAGACAGGTGGACGTGGAAATAGGTGGAGCCAGAGCTCTGTGGAGGGCGGTCTTctctggaaagaaaaaggagaggaagaagagaggggggACTTTACCTCCACACAGggaaacagccaatcagaggagagctACAg GTTTGAGTCCAACAGGGGATTCTGGTCTGGACTCGAGCATGTTGCTGTGGTCTACACAACAACAAGCACCCTGGAAAAATAACAGT TGGCAGATGTTCGATCTCACAGCTGAATTTCACAAAGTCAgcatgaaggaggaggaagaccaaGAG CCGATCTACATCCCTCATGCTCTGGCGTTTCAGCGGTCATACGGCATCCAG AAAACCTTAGTGAAAGACAGACATCCCCTGCAAGAGTCAGATGGACAGTCCTCCTCTCCCACTGAGgttgtgggtgtttttgtcCAGCCTAAAGAGCAGTCGAGTCTAAGTGTGAAGGAGACCATGTTCCAGAGGGTACCAGATGGCGAGGACCAAGACCTGGATGTTAAGATCACTCGTCGAGTTCAGAGAGCTGCTCAAAGAAAGGCCAAACGGGAAGAGCTGAAGAGGTTCCACAGGGCTCAG ATGATccagatgctgctgcagcagctggaggagaaacagaaacgGCTGGAACAAAAAGGAGTGATGGTGGAGAGAGCGCTGAGAGGAGAAGCTG